A stretch of DNA from Dioscorea cayenensis subsp. rotundata cultivar TDr96_F1 chromosome 4, TDr96_F1_v2_PseudoChromosome.rev07_lg8_w22 25.fasta, whole genome shotgun sequence:
CCGTTAtgcatttaatttgttttggcTTTTACGCATTTCATGCTCTTGACATGTGTATGTTGTTGAGACCTAGTTGTATTCCTGTTGCTATGCCATGTTTGGATATTTGTGTGTTTGTTACTAACATGGctatctttcttttgtttttgttcgtATTTCAGGTTATGGTATAATGGCAGTGATGAAAGGCAAGTGTGACATTGCACTGAGGCACACGCGTTTTATGGGACAAAAACCAGATTGGGGCGTTGGCGGGGCAAAAATGACTGGTAGTTCATTGCCAATCTTTTGCAGCCATTGCGTATCTCATTTGGTAATTGGTTCCCTATGTATTTTCCCGTTTCTAAATCtatggatgtatttgtttatatgagtGTGGCGAGGCAATCAGGAGGCACTTGCTGCCACCATTGCAGCCACCTTGTATAGTTTGTAGTCGCTTCGGTTGTTTTTACATAAACTATAATGCCAATGAATGTGCATAATGTCACTCTTGCTATTACCTGAGCCATGCCAAGAAGACAGGACTTGCTTCGGACACAAGGCAGACATGTAAGCAGATTATATGTTcattatatgtttaattttggATATTATCTGATTTTAATTGCAATTACACTTGTAGGATCTGATTTATGAGGCATGTGGATGGGTTCCTTTGAGATACTACAAATACAGTTGTTCAGACAAAACAATGTTGGGGTCTTCTATTCAAAAAAATCGAGGTGGAAAAACCGGGTTCTGCAgtgctttttgttgttttcgCAAAACTTTTGAAATCAAGACGATGATGGTTGCATGTATTGGTAGATTCAAATTGTTATGTCCGTATGTTTTTCACTCACCATCCTGTTTGGTAACTATTTGAACAAATGATAGATCATGCTGAATTTGTATGGCTTTTGTAGTGAAGTATGTATGTTCCGAATTTCgtattttcttaatttcaaaGGGTTTTTTTAAGCAACACAGCTATTTGTTGCTTAAAATGAAGCAATCAGATCTATCATCCTATTTTTTGTCTTGGTGCATAGTAATGTATGGGTGATtggaaaatataaacaaaagtttCAAAGATGATAATTAAGGATTGTCttattttcttacaaatatACAGGTtccaagtatttttttaattaccatatgtaaatttattatatatatttaagttggtAATATTTTGCAAAACTGGATATATAACTTGTACTTAGGAAAAACAATTAGCGAGAAAAGcaatttcaatttaaaacatcataatgctaaaaaaaaattagaagaaagtaTTAAGTCTTATAAAGTAATACATGCCTTAATTATGGgttataagaaaacaaacaaaaattaattcaattaaaaaaatgtattaataaaaataaccgaatttatcattaaatatgtTAATAGGCAATgttatatgaataaaaaataacctaTATAACCAAGATGGGGTAACCTCACCTCTATACCGAAGTGGTGTTCATAGACCCACTTCGGTGTTACCAAACACTAGAAACAACCTGAGTGATGTATTCCGGATTTTCATTTCCACCAGCCCAAACACCCGAGTGGTTCATCGAGTGGGGATTTCctctcaaccaaacacatggaagtcAAGACTTCTAAATGAAATTCACACTTTCACTGAAGTGATGTTTTCAGACTTCCCCCACTTCGGACTCTCACTTCCtaaccaaacacacccttagcCTCTAGCGCTCTCGGAACTCCCCCTACATTCCCAAGTTTCTCCGACATGAATCCTGATCCGCCAGACTCCGTCATCGCATACCGCTAATAATTCCAATCCAATCAAATGACTACTTATAAATAAATGTACACTTCTCAATGCTATTGCAATTTGAAGTGGAGTGAGGAATTCTCACCTGAAAGAGCTTGACTGATGAGAATCTTATGGCAAAAAGCTCGGTGATCTCACGACGAACAGAAGCACCACTATAAATTATTATGCGAAGTGACGAGAGATCGAAATTGGAGATGATGTTAGATTCCAATAGCTAGAGATGGCAGCAATGACGGCCAAGTGATTAGTAGATCCACCTGATGAATCTCCACAGCATGCACAATGGTCTCAAGATCCACTTTCTCAATCAGCACCGCAGTCACCGCAGTTTTTCCTAGAGCCAATGATGTTAGCAACAAAGAAAAGCCGAAGATGTGGAAGATAGAGTTGGCAAAGAGTGTGACTCTGTTAGCAGATTCCAAATTCTGTAGGCTTGTTTGAGTGGCAGAGTTGTTCGAGACAGTCGCAATGAGGTTATGATGAGTGAGGATGATGCCTTTGGTTTGGCTTGTCGTGCCGGAGGAGAAAAGAATCACAGCTAGATCATCTTGCTTTACGTCGAATGGAGGGAGTAAAACAGGAGTATATTGAGATCGAAGGTAAGAGTGAAAAAGAGACGAGTCGATGAGGAAAGTAGGGAGATCGGTAGTCGGGAGATCGGAGATGCAAGAAGAGGTAGTGAAGATGATGGAAGGTTTGATTAGATTGATTTGGTGGGCAATCTCCGATTTAGAGTAAATGGTGTTGGAAGGGGAGACGACGGCACCGATGGAAAGAAGAGCGAGGTAGAGAATGGGAATGTTGGCGGAGATAGAGGCGAAGATGAAGACGACATCACCTTTGGAGATTTGGAGATGAGTGTGAAGAGCCGAAGAAAGAGAGGAGACTTGGGAAAGGATATCGGAGTAAGATAAGGATAAAAAAGAGTCGATAATAGCCGAGTGTCGAGGAGGAGGGGAAggaatgagagaaagaatgtAGGAGGTGATGGAGAGAGGAATGTAAGgaggaaggagaaggagaaggaggagaaggagaaggagaagaagagtgaAACTTGGAGGAAGACATGagtgtgtgtgcgcgcgcgcgCGGTTGTGAGTAGGAAAACTAGGAAGAATGAATTTGAATACTAAATTGAGTTGTTTCCCTaggggattttttttattgaatcaaaaaagTTACGTAAATCCtcaatgatttttaattttgaaatgggGGGTAGATCTATTCAattggcaatttttttttttttgcagaggTCAGGCCACTTGGTTATTTAATGTGATTTTGACCAGACAATGACATGTTTCTTATATTAGTTgtcatatttaaattgatttttttctttaaaaatgtttttctgACCCCAAGATTAAAGGgatttcatgaattttttaagtCTAATTGCCATACATGTCcctataattgtgtattttctaCCTTTTTAatcattctaatatttttttgatacgATTAAGTCCCTCATATTTCGATCGAGGTTGGGTCGCTTACAGTcactgtaatatttttttagagtaCGATTAAGTCCCTTCAGATTTACATCATCCATCTACACTACTGGATTAGAATCGACCCAACTCGACTAAATACTGAGACTTAATcgtcttaaaaaaatatctgcAGGACTAAAAAGGGCAGAAAGATAAAAATTACAGTGACCAGTATAAAGAATTAAaccaattttttatatatatttcaccatgtatttaatattatatatactcaatcagttctttttttatttgtcccATTTACATAATTCATACcgattataaaaaattaattagttgtctatattttataaaaaattctattacttttcaaaattactcttatttaaaaatacactAGTGGactatataatttaatacttagttgattgtgatttattgaaaattgtacaaatagattaaattaaaatataaattcttaaaaaaaaattaatgctttACAAAATTATATTGTGACAAGTAAAATAGAGGAAAGGGTTATAAAACGTGACAATTAAAAAAGAACggaaagattatatatatattttatacatacataatatatatggtgatggtttatcatgttttttttaaaaaaaattatatatataattatattggttttatgtttatgatttgtttttaaatttttttatatttttgagtaatattatttctaaaaaaatttacattgttttttttcaaaattactttttttaataaaaaataatatctaaatatataaaaaagattaaaaaaaaattatagatataaACATTGATGGCAGAATTGCAAATATGTAAAAACAAGAGAGTAAAAAGGTAAAAACGCCTAAACACATCGATATCCACCAATTACCCCGGCTCCTCTCTCGGTCTCGGTTGATCACCGCGGCGCTCGTCGTCTACCGCCCTTCTCCGGCGATCCTCGGCGATCTCATCCTTGGGTGATTGGAAGGCTAGAATAGATGGAGATACCACAGCAGCAACAATCAATTTGGGGTCATTTACCATTGTTGGTGGGCTCGAGCTCGAAGGAGTCAGTGGAGTACATCCTGCAAGCCTTGTGGCGCACCCGCCGCACCGGCCTTGACTCCGCCGACCGGATCATCATCCGTGACATGCTTCATCTCCCTGATGATTCCGATCTCGATCCTGTGCGCCTCCAcaccctcaatttttttttccttaatgctTTATTTCCTATGATTTCTCGATAAACTGATGGCAATGTGaggatttggttttttgtttatatataattcattttcatGTCAAAATGGAATATATTGTTGACAAATTTTGCATCAATCGATTCTTTTAAGTGATTTATGGAGACTAAGTGTTCACCAGAGATGGTGTTTGATAAGGATGATAGGGCTAGTGGTGTTCTGCTACCATGTGGAATGAATGAGCTCAATGCAATAAATAAGTTATGTATGCAATAATAGGGGATAAGTAATCACTAATCTTATATTCTTTTTCATGTTCACTGTTGTAGCTGCTCTTTTttacttcaaaatttaatttttttttcatgaatatgGAATGCGTGAACTTTATTCTCCACCTAAACATGCAGACATTTTGTAAAACATATTGCTTTCTGAAATTAGGATTGACATGATGTAGTAATCTGTATTGTAATTCAATCTGTTTTATATGTGGTAGATTAGAACGTTCCTGTTCATGTTGTTTCCCATTGTGACTTATGTTTTTGATATGTAGCTATACTAGAATCCTATTTATGTGTCAAGCTACACAAGTCTGTTAACAATGGTTTAGAGATACTGgctattgattatttgattgctATGGCTACTGTGAAATTTGCTCTTGTGGTATATAGTTCAATTTGATAATAAACATCATAACTTTTATTCAACACAACAATGAGTTCTTCTTTTTTCTATCCACAGCATGTGTGTAGCTATGTTGTAGTAAGCTGATGAATTGGTTTTTTGACATGCATAATAAATCAGCAATTGTTATATCTTATTCGCGATGGTCTATGATTGTAGTTCTCAACCAGTACCTTAATGAATTGATGCTTGTTTGAAAATTATCACCATGACTTGATTTAGTGCGGCATGAAAATTATATTCTAGGCCATCTCTTGAAAATGAACCTATTTAATGATGATTGTTGTCAATtattgcttccttttcttttgcaGCTTTTGCTTTGTCTTCGGATATTAATCCGGCGGTGTGTATATGCTAACATAAGCAAGGATGAGATACAAAAGTTGTTTCCTGAAGAGGTATTACCTGAGTTAAAAAGGCTGCTAACTTTGCTCTTACAAAAGTTCCAACGAGAGTGGAGAGAAGATATACAGAATGAGCAGGTCAGGGTTTAGTTATATACAAAACTAAGGGCATTTCTTTCTCTGTTTGCAGTTGTTGATGACCATGCGCTAATCTTAAAGCCAATTTAGGTTTAAATATGCAGAATGACTTTAGGTATCATCTATTGAAGATGATCCTTCTTGATTAACTTTAtcttatatttccttttcgCCTAATTGTCCTGCTAGCTATCTCTGCTTAATTACCTACTTTCTCTTTCTTATAAACTCCATGCGTGTGAAATAAcatattcatttcttttgatATTATGCTTCAGGGTTCTTTGCCCCACCTGAAGGCGATGACAAGCGATATGGCCAATGAAAAGGAAGATTCAACTGGTCAAGTTCCTGTTGTTAATATGGAGGTACATCAATAATCTTTTAACATATACACTCTTAGCATTATATCAacttcccttttctttctaaAAGATGTTTTTAAGACTGTCTGGACACACCTTGTATGTTAAAGGATTTGAAAAGTTCCAAGAATGATTTGAAGATAGAAATATTGGAAGCTATAATAATTCACTTCAATTAGAAAGGGACAGCCACCTATTGCAAATGCTACCAAATACCTTAGTAAATTGTCTTTTGGTAGTATTCTGTGAtaattttgaagttttaaattcatttgaaaatcttatattttatatagtgcTATCTCTCATCAGTGAAAAGAGAAGGTAGCTTCCCTTTTGATTGGCTTCTGAAAGATCACTTTTTAAAGTTTTCTGTAAGTGCCTTTCTGTGTAAATAAAGGAATGGGCGAGTTACTTTACAAGCACTTTTCTACGTTTTTGTTTCTTGTCCGGTAAAAGTAACTCAACCACTTATTTCAGTCTTTTCAGACCTCTAGAAGTGTTTATCCCAGAAGCACAGAGCTGATAGCATCTGGGAAAAAaaggtttttcttctttttttcagtAAGCCAATCAAAACACCAAGAAAAGGCCCATAAGtgcttaatttgtaaaataagtgCTTTCAACGTGGAAATAAGGTAAACTTAACAAACCCTATAGTTTATCTTGTTCTCTGATCAACCAACAAAATGACTAGGATGTTTGTCCCATTAGGGCCCAAGAGACCACCGAAACACCTCAAGTTTGAAATTAGCACTTTAGAGTTGGCACGAAACTCTGGCATCGAGGAATTAGAATTGCAGGGGATAAATCTTTTGTTTCCCAGTCTAAAAATTGAGGCAAATCCTTCTTTCAaattcttgaattcttcacGTGATTGTTATGACCAATTCATTGTTTACATTTTGAGTAAAAACAGGAATATGTTTTTCCAGAAATATGTGAAAGACAATGCTTTGGTTTGTGCAGCTACAAAGTGATAACCAACGCTTGTCAGGGGAAACTGAAATCAAATTCCAACTTGAGAAAGATGCTCTGGAAACAATGCTGAAGTCCATGTACTCAATAAAGGGATCAGTGGTCTAATGGTGCACAGTCTAGCAAAGTAGGGAACATTGACATTCAAATAAttcatacttttattttttgtttgattttctatTGATCTTTTTTCTTAAACCCCAGGATGGTGCACCAAACGGAACCGCACAACAATCAGAAGCAGTTGGAACTTAAGGCAGAGGAGACGATGAACAATGAGATTTCGTATTCTGATTACTAGTATATATCCATGGTGATTCCGGAATGATAGTATGGGACCCTGGTTTCGACTTTATTCATAATGTTATAATCTTATCCCCATTGCATGTCATAGTGTATCAATTTGGAGAGTTGCCTTTTTGtttcatattgtttattttgtatggTCTAATATCTATTTGTGTATATTAACAGGATACTGAAGTTCAaagattttttctttattttctttttagatggTCTCTATGTTTTATCAATCTCAAAGTCCAACAAATGGAATCATGCACCCTTAGATACAGAGAAAAGACTGCCGTTGGATGGTCTTTAGTTTTTGTCAATCTCAAAGTCCAGCAAAGAGAAAGGACAGCCGGTGGATGGTTTCTAGGTAGGTTTTATCAATCTCGAAGTCCAACAAACGGAATCATAGCTGTTGGATGGTCCATAGTTTTATCAATCTCATAGTCCAGCAAATGGACTCATCCACCCTTAGATACAGAGAAAGGACAGCCGTTGGATGGTCTATAGGTAGGTTTATCAATCTCAAAGTCCAATAAATGGACTCATCAACCCTCAGATACAGAGAAAGGACAACCGTTGGATGGCCTTTATGTTTTATCAATCTCAAAGTCCAGCAAATGACTAATCCACCCTTAGATACAGAGAAAGGACAGCCGTTGGATGGTCTCTGGGTAGGTTGTTTATCAATCTCAAAGTCCAGCAAATGGAATCAACCGCACCGTGCGGGTACTCGACGCGGATTGGCTTGTTATCCTCTCGAtatccctttttcttctccacgGTTAGCTATTtccctctctctcttcctctctgcTCCTCGGCGCTACCGCTGCGGCCCTTCTCCGGCGATCTCCTTGCTAGCCTCTCCTCTCTCTCCGGCACCGGTATGCACTCCCCCCATCCACATCTTTCGCTATTTCTTTGAAAAAGCTCTTATTTTGCTTTTTCTCCGAAGCTTGTAACCTAGTTATGGACCTTGGCTTCGCCCTAATGGACGCCTTTCCATCctttatataaatgtttttaattgttacTCTGATCGGAAAATCAGGTGGAATTTTTGCCCCAGTGGCTGAAGAAAAGTATATGTGAattgtgattttgatttttcttaaaagTCTTTTTCCGTTTGTTTGTTGTTCAATTTGCTTGTTTTTCAAATAGTTATTGTGCAAGTCAGCAACTTGTGATGGAATTGGAGAATTTAAGCGCGAATTGTATAATGAGCGGAATGTTTTAGTTTTGGGTTTGATAGAAATGAATCTGCAGCATAGTTTGGATAGTTTGGGCGTTTTTGTAATCGTGATTGTAATCGTGATATAGTATTTTGGGTATTCACTTGGATAACAGAGGAAACAAGGCTTTGTTTTCTAAAGATATTCAATTAAGGATTTTTTGGTTGAGCTTGGTGGAATTTGCAAGAGAACAGATTATTAAGTATTGGAAATTAAGCTATTTACATTCTACTGGCAATGCTCGCAGTCAGTTATACGAGGACAAGTGGAcgttttaatttaatactatgAAGGATAATCGTAGTCTTCTATGCTTGCTGTATATACTCTCAGAGGAGATGCTCTGTGGTTtccaaaaactaataattagcACTAGGATGAACTGTGTACGAAACAATTGAGGCACATTGTCAGCTTTCTCGTTTTATTGTGTTGAATTTGTCATTTTCTTCAGTTTTTGcttcttatatgcttgtttgtctgtTTGTGGAAAGATGGATcgaaaaactaaataaaaaccaGGATGATTAAGATGGAAGTGCACTCTCCTCTTCCAATGAACTGCACTCTCTTTTCCATGCTAGGAAAGGAGTCAGAGATTCATTGGAAGTGAAAAACCTATAAAAGGAGTCCATCATCGTTTGTAGGCGGTTACTAGAAAACCTCATTTTGGGTTTATCCATCTTTATAGATTTAAATCTCTCTTGAGCACCTAGATGTTCCTTATCAAACTCTTTGCTTTCAAGAGCCTTACGCTATGGCgatattgcttgttctctctatcATGATTGACATTATTAGATAATTTTTCTTTGTGAAAATTCTAGATCCTGATTGGTACCAATTGGAAGTGTATGCATCCTTAAACATTTTAGTTTTTACAAACAAAGAACAGGCGTCATAACACCTCGATTAAATGGATCATCATATGATTTACATAGAATTAAGATTCCTTTTAACTACCAAATTTAGTTAAAGGAGATATTTACTCTAGAAGAAATTAATTATCCATAATTTACCCTGCTAAAAGGACAGAAGAGCTCATTTGAGGCTTTAAGTCAAGAAAGCAACTAATTAAGAATTGGGAGCAAGAAAGATTTAACATcaagcttttaaaaaaaattctatagtATCAAAGAAACTAAATGTACTCTCAAAAATACTAAAACATAAAATGGAAAGTCATCCATAAGTAAGGTATGAGAGAAAATCTGCTGCGGTCAAATTTCTTTATGTGATAGTTAGTTTGACTTTACCAAAGTTTACATTTGGGCTTGTCAGTAGGAATTTTTGAGTTGGTTTGATGTTTACTTATTATTATGTACAGATAAAGAACAGCCTATAAAACCTTGTATATAAGGTCTAGATTGGCACCCCTTTTATGCACAGTTTTTAATTCAGATAATTAGTTCGAGTTCTATGGTCAAAAAACATTCCTCTTTGCTTACCTTACGGAAGCTGATTTGACATCAGCTGTGTATGAGTGTAATTGACTGGTCTATCGGTTGTAAGCAGGTTGACATGGCTTCTGGTTTGTTTAGCTGGTTTTTTTGCAGTGAGAATTATATGGGGATGTCACTTAAAATATGATTTGCCGATGTGTAATATTTTAATGTAGAATTAATCAGTATAATGGCAATTGTAGAACGTTTGGATGAACAACTACGACTTGTTAATATTTTGGAACTCTTTCACCAAATGAGATAATGTTTAGCGAAATCAAACCATGTAGAACTTCCTTTTATAAGGGGGTCAAGAAGGCTTTCAGTGAGTTGTTTGTGTTATTAGCATATTTCCTAATTGCTGCTTTTCCTGCAATTATTGTTTGAATGGTTCTGCTGCCATTATTGTATTCTGTTATTTCATGTGTTGTGAATAATGTGAAGCTCTgcattacttttttttcttttttttaactcaGGGCTTATATTGCTGATAAATGAGGACCTGATTGGGATAATGGCATTAATAACTCATCAGACACAGGTATTTGATGCAAGGTCATTTATGCTATGGACGTTTTCCTTGATACTTGTTCTTGCTTTTCCAATCTGTCTCTTATAGTGGATACATCTGGCAGTCCTTTAGCGCATACTCTTTCACAAAACTAACATTTTGTGTTTTTACTTTTGTGAATATCATATGCTTCGACTTTTATGTTAACTTTTAGGGCAAATTTGTGTTCTAAGGCATATCACTGGTTTATAGTTGaagcaaaaaacaaatattatttatttattggtctTGCTGCCTTCTGGACTATGTTTTTCCAGGTTTCTTACCCAAAGGTTTCCCCAAAAACCAAATCATGGACCAGAGGGGTGAAGTTGAAAGCTTCTGTATCCTTTCAGTTGCTTAATAGAGTAGATCATGTTATTCCTTTGGAGCATAGGCTTCGTCTGAGGTGAGTGATGGGTCACATcttaattttttcctttttttttcctgaaaatGTACTGGTTTCTCAATCCTCAGATTAGGAATAGAATTTGTGTTATGTATATTGGATTTCCTTGCCACTGTAGTTAGTGTTTTAGAGTGGAAACCTCTATGACATAGagtattttatgtttcttttcctttattttttttgaccATTTGtaagttgttttcttttcctcaaTTTTTGGACCATAGTCTGTTGAATTATGCAGTGATATGGCTGTGTGTTCTTTTATTAGTTTGGGTGCAATCATTTGAaggtttttaaaaatgaatcttATGGTATTCAatggttttattttgttatgtttgttgCTCATTGTAGAACATGCTTCTGTCTTATATTGCTATTATAGATATCGCATCCTTTTACCTCATGACCATATACTTATTCCATTTTCGTCTTTgtattcttcattcttcttcaaagagtctttgcgtgtgtgtgtgcgcgcgcgcgtgtgtgtgtgtgtgtttgtaatgtgtgtatacatatatatttgaagcTTCATTatgtgtttattatatatatatatatatatatatatatatttgatactTCATTGTGTATTCTTTCTTTGAAAGCTGGGTGTTCATTTCGGCAtgttgtttggttggatgtacaATATTTTCACATTGTTTCTTGGTGAGATCGGTAATGCTTACTTGCTCTTATTTGTCAGAAACCATCCGATATGTTGGATGAAAGGGAAATCttttaaaatcaaatctttTAAAGGCAACGCCCAAAATAGTGAATCAGATGGCAGAGACAGTAGCACCAAGTTCTCCAAGGCCACCTTTCAGCTTTCCAAAACACAAAATGGAAGAGAGGA
This window harbors:
- the LOC120258779 gene encoding 4-coumarate--CoA ligase-like 9 codes for the protein MDDVNLKGLNRTLKKYYSDFSSLSSALHTHLQISKGDVVFIFASISANIPILYLALLSIGAVVSPSNTIYSKSEIAHQINLIKPSIIFTTSSCISDLPTTDLPTFLIDSSLFHSYLRSQYTPVLLPPFDVKQDDLAVILFSSGTTSQTKGIILTHHNLIATVSNNSATQTSLQNLESANRVTLFANSIFHIFGFSLLLTSLALGKTAVTAVLIEKVDLETIVHAVEIHQLLESNIISNFDLSSLRIIIYSGASVRREITELFAIRFSSVKLFQRYAMTESGGSGFMSEKLGNVGGVPRALEAKGVFG
- the LOC120258780 gene encoding uncharacterized protein LOC120258780 — translated: MEIPQQQQSIWGHLPLLVGSSSKESVEYILQALWRTRRTGLDSADRIIIRDMLHLPDDSDLDPLLLCLRILIRRCVYANISKDEIQKLFPEEVLPELKRLLTLLLQKFQREWREDIQNEQGSLPHLKAMTSDMANEKEDSTGQVPVVNMELQSDNQRLSGETEIKFQLEKDALETMLKSMYSIKGSVDTEVQRFFLYFLFRWSLCFINLKVQQMESCTLRYREKTAVGWSLVFVNLKVQQRERTAGGWLFINLKVQQMESTAPCGYSTRIGLLSSRYPFFFSTVSYFPLSLPLCSSALPLRPFSGDLLASLSSLSGTGLILLINEDLIGIMALITHQTQVSYPKVSPKTKSWTRGVKLKASVSFQLLNRVDHVIPLEHRLRLRNHPICWMKGKSFKIKSFKGNAQNSESDGRDSSTKFSKATFQLSKTQNGREDFITESPHPEKRTLSYTSGDREDSVGSSRAIQNLFRKWLIILRSQASNQIVDVDVKKEQVQTGISQSQNMTFKKRSGQIVKAAFMFFIGLDAAISLPLLIFVPWYLTVNMVYGAEVTKELAPLWVLGPIIVALYVKIVQGLCALYVYCFKQAIRLIRNLPAYSLLVYNYISEGKLKAFIWAYFWKPIIDIKNLDYGELARQKLKQIQEWGMEKYLDYVESIWPYYCRTIRFLKKANLI